A genomic window from Betta splendens chromosome 17, fBetSpl5.4, whole genome shotgun sequence includes:
- the si:dkey-31c13.1 gene encoding uncharacterized protein si:dkey-31c13.1: protein MAEPSTSRVCVRQTRTEVEELIEEIEETTQCKYVSVCNDRNFNDMKWQPTAKNRVFFEKKNDGKSPTISFTGIPFIFIGSMSFECHLGKDRAKRKKERYAQKNTSGDNLDKKRRYLAQDTKKIGCPAELKVTRVAMFPKHKILKDSVWERKRAGQALRSILQENKLVAWENTYYVLVPRLEDHVGHPVLGEVACAREAANPVVEERIKELLRQGVRSVSEMRRHIRAFVKDKLYSGDKPLPLTRYRYYTLHQNLRNIMKTAKDAAAHSSDDEEKLQMFVRTWRERDPEDKFFVRPRREGEEFLLCYQAKWQQRLLKLYGQDVCLLGALSHKAAQMSFFLLWVRTNVCHVAVAAFVVQRETKDAVSEALQLLMAWNEGWAPGHFMVDFSSAQIDAVERVFTGCRAAVCYFHLEKAWGEWMREADHGVQNQDQALDSLRKVSAADSVHMYEQSLKELQDSEEWARNPLFQKWFQTTWLPESKRWAAAFHEESLQHNIVANNGVERLNEAFKYRHLDNYKTSSISEMMTVIVSDFIPQLQKKYIQLNIQHSSGDTAGLPTFLHNRPSDMVMHIKDRMAADLGLHQISEVSLGTFKVTTEGDQGSHVVTLGSNATLPSCSCEDWKRSRLPCKHFCAGFRAGWKWEDLCPQYRDSPLFTLDPVCFSCSAPAPQPEEETLHVPDSSQTDEQMSDGEDYESVKREGNSNNTLDRDPGTKALPQDDSQSLQALPEITKAMEAVNRTKRRCIELLKALSDTIIFVDNQDFLQNLEITLEDVVMELKEHAPRDQRPALNTSTKRRKRKSAGGNRDAAPQLKRSKHVHTNTAGATGKSSAQEKDKVPLRSMSQPQTDALQGKSCTREDELDVELPERPLSGAWRKVGATVLTRADEFLLLTGRRLNDKHINASQCLLREEFPFGEGLNDPDRLPVDAARVPAATDAVQIHRVGRHWLVSAAVRNHVQVYDSLLPGGCTPLTLRQQLAAIYRRFCRGPDGVIHVQMKCAQKQQRAVDGGLFAIANAVSLASGIDPADVQYNQKTMRTHLHVCLTKRKLKMFPHTQRKSRCTTAERRETLSKYCICHRYQERADMVQCDKCHGWYHSSCVNVAPQMITNKYQCPQCS from the exons ATGGCGGAGCCTTCAACGTCCCGTGTTTGTGTCCGCCAGACTCGGACCGAAGTAGAAGAATTAATCGAAGAAATAGAGGAAACAACTCAGTGTAAATATGTCAGCGTCTGCAACGACAGAAACTTCAACGACatga aATGGCAGCCAACTGCAAAGAACAGAGTCTTCTTTGAGAAGAAGAACGATGGGAAGTCTCCAACCATCTCCTTCACTGGGATaccatttattttcattgggAGCATGTCTTTTGAATGTCACTTAGGTAAAGACAGagcaaaaagaaagaaggagCGATATGCACAGAAGAACACA TCTGGAGACAATTTGGACAAGAAAAGAAGATATTTGGCCCAAGACACCAAAAAGATTGGCTGCCCTGCGGAGCTCAAGGTGACGAGAGTGGCCATGTTCCCCAAACACAAG ATCCTGAAGGACAGTGTGTGGGAAAGAAAGCGTGCAGGACAAGCTCTTAGGAGCATTCTACAGGAGAACAAGCTAGTCGCCTGGGAAAACACATACTATGTGTTGGTCCCACGGCTGGAGGATCATGTGGGCCACCCCGTCCTGGGAGAG GTGGCGTGTGCTCGTGAAGCAGCCAACCCTGTGGTGGAGGAGCGGATAAAGGAGCTGTTACGACAAGGAGTGAGAAGCGTCAGCGAGATGCGCAGGCACATCCGAGCGTTTGTGAAGGACAAGCTGTACAGCGGCGATAAGCCTCTGCCGCTGACGAGGTACCGCTACTACACCCTGCACCAGAACCTGAGGAACATCATGAAAACGGCCAAAGACGCTGCCGCTCACTCTAGTGACGATGAGGAGAAACTGCAG ATGTTTGTGAGgacgtggagagagagagatcctgAGGACAAATTCTTTGTCAGGCCACGTCGCGAGGGAGAAGAGTTCCTTCTGTGCTACCAGGCCAAGTGGCAGCAGCGACTTCTGAAGCTCTACGGGCAGGACGTCTGCCTCCTTGGCGCTTTATCGCACAAGGCCGCGCAGATGTCGTTCTTTCTCCTGTGGGTTCGCACAAACGTGTGCCACGTCGCTGTGGCAGCTTTTGTTGTCCAGCGTGAGACCAAGGACGCGGTGTCAGAGGCCCTACAGCTGCTGATGGCCTGGAACGAGGGCTGGGCCCCAGGCCACTTCATGGTGGATTTCAGCTCGGCACAGATCGATGCTGTGGAGCGCGTGTTCACAG gttgcagagctgctgtgtgttattTCCACCTGGAGAAGGCATGGGGGGAGTGGATGAGAGAAGCAGACCATGGGGTGCAGAACCAAGACCAGGCTTTAGACTCCCTGAGAAAAGTCAGTGCCGCTGACTCTGTCCACATGTATGAGCAGTCACtaaaggagctgcaggacagcGAGGAGTGGGCCAGAAATCCTCTCTTCCAGAAATGGTTTCAGACGACATGGCTGCCTGAGTCGAAG AGATGGGCTGCGGCGTTTCACGAGGAGTCACTGCAACACAACATCGTAGCCAACAATGGGGTCGAGCGGCTAAATGAGGCGTTCAAGTACAGGCACCTGGACAATTATAAAACCAGCAGCATAAGTGAAATGATGACCGTCATCGTCAGTGATTTCATCCCTCAGTTGCAAAAGAA GTACATCCAGCTGAACATCCAACATTCTTCTGGGGACACTGCTGGTTTGCCAACCTTCCTTCACAACCGACCCAGTGACATGGTGATGCACATCAAAGACCGAATGGCTGCAGATCTAGGTCTTCACCAAATCTCAGAAGTGTCTCTTGGAACGTTCAAGGTGACCACTGAGGGCGACCAAGGAAGTCATGTCGTCACACTGGGGTCTAACGCGACTCTGCCATCGTGCAGCTGTGAAGACTGGAAGCGAAGCAGACTTCCATGTAAACACTTCTGCGCAGGCTTCAGAGCTGGCTGGAAATGGGAAGACCTCTGCCCACAGTACAGAGACAGCCCACTGTTCACCCTCGACCCTgtctgcttcagctgcagcgctcCAGCTCCGCAGCCTGAGGAGGAAACCCTGCACGTTCCAGATAGCAGCCAGACAGATGAACAAATGTCAGATGGTGAAGACTATGAATCTGTGAAAAGGGAGGGAAATTCAAACAACACCCTTGATCGTGACCCAGGCACTAAAGCGCTACCGCAAGATGATTCACAATCGCTGCAGGCACTTCCAGAAATAACAAAAGCAATGGAAGCAGTCAACAGAACCAAGAGACGATGCATTGAACTTCTCAAGGCCTTGAGTGACACAATAATTTTTGTGGACAATCAGGACTTCTTACAAAACCTGGAAATTACTTTGGAGGACGTGGTAATGGAGTTAAAAGAACATGCTCCACGTGACCAAAGGCCGGCGCTAAACACCAGTACGAAGAGACGAAAACGTAAAAGTGCAGGAGGAAACCGTGATGCTGCCCCACAATTAAAAAGGTCCaaacatgtgcacacaaacacagccggTGCGACGGGCAAAAGCTCAGCACAGGAGAAGGATAAGGTCCCATTGCGCTCGATGTCTCAACCCCAGACAGACGCTTTGCAGGGTAAGTCCTGTACGCGTGAGGATGAGCTAGACGTAGAACTGCCAGAGAGGCCGCTGTCAGGAGCCTGGCGTAAAGTGGGAGCGACGGTTTTAACCCGTGCTGATGAGTTCCTGCTTCTAACTGGGCGACGGCTCAACGACAAGCACATTAATGCGAGCCAGTGTCTTCTGAGGGAGGAGTTTCCGTTTGGGGAAGGACTTAACGACCCGGATCGGCTTCCTGTCGACGCAGCTCGAGTCCCGGCGGCAACAGATGCCGTCCAGATCCATCGCGTCGGTCGACACTGGCTGGTGTCGGCTGCAGTCAGAAACCACGTCCAGGTGTATGACTCTCTGCTGCCGGGAGGGTGCACTCCCCTGACCCTGAGGCAGCAGCTTGCTGCCATCTACAGGAGGTTCTGCAGGGGTCCCGATGGAGTCATCCATGTGCAGATGAAATgtgcacagaagcagcagcgggCAGTGGACGGTGGACTCTTCGCTATTGCAAATGCAGTGTCTTTGGCGTCGGGCATCGATCCTGCCGATGTCCAGTACAACCAGAAGACGATGAGAACCCATCTCCACGTGTGCCTCACAAAGAGAAAGCTCAAGATGTTCCCGCACACGCAAAGAAAATCCAGGTGCACGACAGCAGAGAGGCGCGAAACACTGAGCAAGTACTGCATCTGTCACCGGTACCAGGAGCGAGCGGACATGGTGCAGTGTGACAAGTGCCACGGCTGGTACCACTCCAGCTGTGTGAATGTGGCTCCACAGATGATTACAAATAAGtaccagtgcccccagtgtagCTGA
- the apoda.1 gene encoding apolipoprotein Da, duplicate 1 — translation MKSCIAVVAFVLPLVRAQVPHWGPCPDPEVQPAFDLRQFMGRWFEIAKLPAQFEKGRCIETNFTLTTESSIRVVSSEILNGELRKIEGIGAIEDMKNPAKLGISYSYVLPYSPYWILSTDYVNVAVVYSCTDVLRLFHVDFAWILGRSRTLPDATIMEAREIFASNNIDIIRMVPSQQHNCDKTL, via the exons ATGAAGTCGTGCATTGCTGTGGTTGCATTTGTTCTACCGCTTGTCAGGGCTCAGGTTCCCCACTGGGGACCGTGTCCAGATCCAGAGGTTCAACCTGCATTTGACCTCAGACAG TTCATGGGGAGATGGTTTGAAATTGCCAAACTGCCGGCACAGTTTGAGAAAGGCCGCTGCATCGAAACCAATTTCACTTTGACTACAGAGAGCTCCATCCGAGTGGTCAGCTCGGAAATACT aaatggagAGCTGCGGAAAATTGAAGGTATTGGAGCCATAGAGGATATGAAGAATCCTGCCAAGCTGGGAATAAGTTATTCCTATG TGCTGCCCTACTCCCCCTACTGGATCCTGTCCACTGACTATGTGAACGTGGCCGTGGTGTATTCCTGCACAGACGTCTTGAGGCTCTTCCATGTTGATTTCGCCTGGATCCTGGGTAGATCACGAACCCTGCCGGACGCCACCATCATGGAGGCCAGGGAGATCTTTGCCAGCAACAACATTGACATTATCAGGATGGTGCCCAGCCAACAGCACAACTGTGACAAAACTCTCTGA